In Planctomycetia bacterium, one DNA window encodes the following:
- a CDS encoding dephospho-CoA kinase has protein sequence MTKAGRSKPVVGLSGGIGSGKSTVASILADLGAAVISSDALNTLELASPEVQQTLIGWWGDSIRSPDGGVDRRKVSELVFGDESQRLRLQALLHPRIAARRSVLMADAEANPAVRMIVLDSPLLFEAGLDQLCDSVIFVDTAEELRKGRSEKVRHWAPGELKRRENSQYPLDMKRARADHMVQNNSTLTDLRQQVERVFAAVLAEFGERA, from the coding sequence GTGACGAAGGCAGGTCGCAGCAAGCCCGTGGTGGGTCTTTCGGGCGGCATCGGCTCGGGCAAGAGCACAGTGGCATCGATCCTCGCGGATCTGGGCGCGGCGGTGATTTCGTCCGATGCGTTGAACACCCTTGAGCTTGCATCGCCGGAAGTTCAGCAAACGCTGATTGGCTGGTGGGGTGACTCGATCCGATCGCCGGATGGCGGCGTAGATCGCCGCAAGGTCTCGGAACTGGTCTTCGGCGATGAATCGCAACGGCTTCGTTTGCAAGCCTTGTTGCATCCGCGGATCGCGGCGAGGCGATCGGTGTTGATGGCCGACGCCGAGGCGAATCCCGCAGTGCGAATGATCGTTCTGGACAGCCCCCTGTTGTTCGAGGCCGGTCTGGATCAGTTGTGCGATTCGGTGATTTTTGTTGATACGGCGGAAGAATTGCGGAAAGGAAGGTCCGAAAAGGTCCGTCATTGGGCGCCGGGAGAACTGAAGCGACGAGAAAACTCCCAGTACCCTCTGGACATGAAGCGGGCGAGAGCCGATCATATGGTGCAGAACAATTCCACCCTGACGGACCTGCGCCAGCAGGTGGAACGGGTGTTCGCCGCGGTCCTCGCGGAGTTCGGCGAGCGCGCCTGA